GTATATACAGGCAACACACGTCAAGTAAGTCTAGGGGTATTACATGATTGGCAACAGTTTCCTGATGGTGGAGCCTTTAATGTCAGCAACTCAAAGTCTAAAGGTATTACAATTACCAAAACTGCTTCAGCAAATTTTTTTGGTATTATTAGTGCATCATTTGGAGTATCAAGATCTTGGTCTATGTCTAATACCGTTGGAGTAACTAAAAATGTTACACCGACTCCATGGGCACGTTTAGTAGCAATATCTCACGAGAAAGAGTACTTAATAACTATAAGACACGAACTACGTATAAATTCCGAAAATATAATTGAAACATGGTATTCAGATCACTATGTATGGAAACCAACTGTAATAGATAATTTTGTAGAATATAGTACTACCGGACCATATTAAAGTAATAACAATCCAAATACCTTATTTTTAATGTTATATTTTTACTATTACCGTGCATTTCAGAACTGTTGTAGGGTACGCATTGCATGCGTACCGCTGTTAGGCATTACGTAAAACTACGACACTTCAGAATTAATTTTTGTTGTGGCGTTGTGAAAAAAACTAAAACACAATTCTTATTATATATAACGAAGAAGTGTAAGCATTATGGAAATCATAGTACTTGTTTATACTTTTTTATTAAATTAAATAATATTTTTAAACATAAATACATAAATAGCTATAATATGTTATAATATAACATAAGGTATTTGGATAAAAAGTATAAGGGAATGTAATAAATTGAAAAGTAAAAGGATATATTGTTTTCTATTAGCTTTTATTATGATTTGCTCGTTAGGATTTACTAATAAAGTAGCATTAGCACAGGAGCAAATACATGACCCATATGAAGTAACAACGGTTGAGAGTAAAGAATATACAGGGGATACACGAGAAGTAAACTTAGGGGTCTTACATAATTGGCAGCAGTTTCCTGATGGGGGATCTTTTTATGTAAGCAACTCCAAGTCTAAAGGTATTTCAATTACAAAAACTGCAACAGCAAGTTTTCTCGGCATTATAAAGTTATCATTTGGAGTGACAACATCTTATCAATGGACTAATGAAGTTGGGGTAACTAAATATGTTAACCCAACACCGTGGGCACGTTTAGTAGCGATATCTCATGAGAGTAAATACTTAATTAAAATACGACATGATATTCATATCAATTCTAATACTATAATTGAATCATGGTATTCATATCACTATATATGGAAACCAGAAACAATAGATAATTTTGTAGAGTATAGTACTACCGGACCATATTAGAGTAATAACAATCCAAATACCTTATTTTTAATGTTCCTCATAAACTATTTAGTTTTAATCATAAACTTAACTATCAAAAACCCTAGATAATATTTCTAGGGTTTTTATTTACTATGTTTTATTAGTATGTAGGAAAAAACTCATGAAAAGAAATTAATAATACAATTATACTGTACAGTTACTTTTAATAGTAATTATTTACCTAAATAAAATAACTTAAGATGACTGCAAGTACTATTCCCCATAGTATACTTGCAGTTATAACATCGTTACTTACATCTTCATTTTTCTTTATTTTAACTGCAATATTAAATGTACAATAACATGTAAAACCAAATAAAACACCAATCGCAATAGCAGTCATAAATTACACCCTATCTCTATAATAATAATACAATAATAGCATAATATAACTTATGTCGATAGTACTATTAATACTAAAAAATTAACGCTTGCTTTTTTCTTAAATATCAGTATAATAGAATGAGTCTAAATAAGTTAATTTTATGGTGGCGATGGCAGAGGGGATACACCTGTACCCTTACCGAACACAGAAGTTAAGCCCTTTAGCGCCGATGGTACTTGGCTGGTGACGGCCTGGGAGAGTAGGACGCTGCCATATTAATTTTATAAAAGAAAAATCTCAAAGCATATCTTAATGTGTTTTGAGATTTTTTTAATTATATTGTAATTTTCAAAGTTATTATATCATTGACTTATATTTTTAGCCTAAATACACTTAATTTTAACATTATCTCAGTTCTTTATTATAATAGACTAATAATCAAGTTTTAAGTGATATAATTATAGATATTCATAATAAAATATGGAGATATCATATGACTAAAGCCACAGTATTTAATATTCAACGTTATTCACTTAATGATGGTCCTGGTATAAGAACTACGGTTTTCTTTAAAGGATGTCCACTGCAATGTTGGTGGTGCCATAACCCCGAGAGTCAATCCTATAAAATAAATTTAATTAAATATCCTCATAAATGCATCCAGTGTAATCGTTGTATTACAATTTGTGAGTATCCTAATGATTGTCATTTTTGTGGAGCCTGTGCTAAAATCTGTCCTACTGAGGCTTTGCAAATGGTAGGCAAAGAAATGACTGTACAGTACCTGTATGAGGAAATAATTAAGGATCGACTATTTTATGAAGAATCAGGTGGGGGAGTTACCTTTTCGGGAGGAGAGCCGTTATCTCAGCATGAGTTTTTAATAAACATACTAAAGTTATGTAAACATAATGAAATACATACAGCAGTTGATACATCGGGTTATTGTGATACGAATATAATTAAAGAAGTTGCTAATTATACAGATTTATGGCTTTATGATATTAAACATTTAAACGAAGATAAACACAAACACTTAACAGGTGTTTCAAATAAAATAATCCTAAATAATCTAAAGACATTAGTATCTTTAGGAAGCAGTATAAAGGTTAGGGTGCCAATTATTCCAACCTATAATGATCAGTTAGAAAATATAAAAGCTCTTGGTAGCTATCTAGCTACTATAGGACTTTTTAATGTTAATATTTTGCCATATC
This Clostridium sp. 'deep sea' DNA region includes the following protein-coding sequences:
- a CDS encoding glycyl-radical enzyme activating protein; translated protein: MTKATVFNIQRYSLNDGPGIRTTVFFKGCPLQCWWCHNPESQSYKINLIKYPHKCIQCNRCITICEYPNDCHFCGACAKICPTEALQMVGKEMTVQYLYEEIIKDRLFYEESGGGVTFSGGEPLSQHEFLINILKLCKHNEIHTAVDTSGYCDTNIIKEVANYTDLWLYDIKHLNEDKHKHLTGVSNKIILNNLKTLVSLGSSIKVRVPIIPTYNDQLENIKALGSYLATIGLFNVNILPYHTLAEDKHSRFSMQYKLKHLNEPSEEYMKSIKNTLESYGLNVIIGG